One genomic region from Rattus norvegicus strain BN/NHsdMcwi chromosome 10, GRCr8, whole genome shotgun sequence encodes:
- the Alox12e gene encoding polyunsaturated fatty acid (12S)/(13S)-lipoxygenase, epidermal-type, translating to MGKYKILVVTGDSLLAGSTNLVQLWLVGEHAEADLGKQLRPLRGRKTELEIDVPLHLGRLLVVKLRKHKGLLDSDWFCKWITVQGPGIQGEAFFPCYSWVQGKETIYLPEGTALKVNDDTKNLFRKYREQELEDRRNVYRWGSWKEGLILPIAGSTERDLPRNQRFMEDKDLDFSLSLAKVLKDFAIKGTLDFVSRVQHLEDYQKVFPHSKTALAGRVRDSWKEDALFGYQFLNGANPMLLRRSKRLPARLVLPPGMEDLQTQLEKELKAGSLFEADFSLLDGVKPNVIIFKQQHVAAPLVMLKLQSDGRLLPMVIQLQPPRHGCPPPLLFLPSDPPMAWLLAKIWVRSSDFQVHQLQSHLLRGHLMAEVISVATMRSLPSLHPIYKLLAPHFRYTMEINTLARNNLVSEWGIFDLVVSTGSGGHVDILQRATACLTYRSFCPPDDLADRGLLDVKSSLYARDALRLWEIISRYVGRMVELFYKNDREVKEDPELQVWCREVTEIGLLGAQDRGFPLSLESRAQLCRFVTMCIFTCTGQHASTHLGQLDWYSWIPNGPCTMRKPPPTSKNVTEGDILDALPCLQQARMQITFTKFLGRHQPVMVALGQHKEEYFSDPGARAVLKQFQEELAVMDKEIEVRNASLDLPYEYLRPSMVENSVTI from the exons ATGGGCAAGTACAAGATCCTTGTGGTCACTGGAGATTCGCTTTTGGCGGGCTCCACCAACCTGGTGCAGCTGTGGCTGGTGGGCGAGCATGCGGAGGCAGACCTTGGGAAGCAGCTGCGGCCACTGCGGGGAAGG AAGACAGAGCTGGAGATCGACGTCCCCTTGCATCTAGGGCGCCTCCTGGTGGTAAAGCTTCGCAAACACAAAGGCCTATTGGATTCTGACTGGTTCTGCAAGTGGATCACTGTGCAGGGCCCTGGGATCCAAGGAGAAGCCTTTTTCCCCTGCTACAGTTGGGTGCAGGGCAAGGAGACTATCTACCTACCCGAGGGCACTG CCCTGAAGGTAAACGACGACACTAAGAACCTGTTTAGGAAGTATCGAGAGCAGGAGCTGGAGGACAGAAGGAATGTGTATCG GTGGGGCTCCTGGAAGGAGGGATTAATCCTGCCTATAGCAGGAAGTACAGAGCGGGACCTCCCCAGGAACCAGAGATTCATGGAGGATAAGGATTTAgatttttccctctctctggcCAAAGT GTTGAAGGACTTTGCTATTAAGGGGACTCTAGACTTCGTAAGTCGTGTACAACATCTGGAAGATTACCAGAAAGTATTTCCACATAGCAAGACTGCTCTGGCCG GACGGGTCCGTGACTCCTGGAAGGAAGATGCCCTCTTTGGGTACCAGTTCCTCAACGGTGCAAACCCCATGCTCCTGAGGCGGTCTAAGCGCCTTCCAGCCCGGCTGGTCCTGCCTCCAGGGATGGAAGATTTACAAACCcagctggagaaggagctcaaG GCTGGATCTCTGTTTGAAGCCGATTTCTCCCTGCTGGATGGGGTGAAGCCTAATGTCATAATTTTTAAGCAGCAACACGTGGCAGCCCCTTTGGTCATGCTGAAGCTACAGTCTGATGGGAGACTCTTACCCATGGTCATTCAG CTCCAGCCACCTCGACATGGGtgtcccccacccctgctcttCCTGCCCTCGGACCCTCCCATGGCCTGGCTTCTGGCCAAGATCTGGGTCCGAAGCTCTGATTTCCAAGTGCACCAGTTACAGTCACATCTGCTAAGGGGACATCTAATGGCCGAGGTTATCTCTGTGGCCACAATGAGGAGCTTACCCAGCCTGCATCCCATATACAAG CTCCTTGCCCCCCACTTTCGCTACACCATGGAGATCAACACCCTGGCACGGAATAATCTTGTCTCGGAATGGGGAATTTTTGATCTG GTGGTGAGCACAGGGAGTGGAGGCCACGTGGACATTCTCCAGAGAGCCACAGCGTGTTTGACCTACCGCTCCTTTTGCCCTCCGGATGACTTGGCTGACCGTGGGCTCTTGGACGTGAAATCTTCTCTTTATGCCCGGGATGCCCTCAGATTATGGGAGATCATCAGTCG GTATGTGGGAAGGATGGTTGAGCTTTTCTACAAGAATGACAGAGAGGTGAAGGAAGATCCGGAGCTGCAGGTCTGGTGCCGAGAGGTCACTGAGATCGGACTGCTTGGGGCCCAGGACCGAGG GTTCCCCCTGTCCTTAGAGTCCCGGGCTCAGCTGTGTCGTTTCGTCACCATGTGCATCTTCACGTGCACTGGTCAGCATGCATCTACACATCTGGGTCAG CTGGACTGGTATTCCTGGATCCCAAATGGCCCATGCACCATGCGGAAGCCCCCACCCACCTCCAAGAATGTGACAGAGGGGGACATTTTGGACGCATTGCCTTGTCTCCAGCAGGCACGGATGCAGATTACATTCACCAAGTTCCTCGGCAGACACCAGCCTGTCATG GTGGCCCTGGGGCAGCATAAAGAGGAATATTTCTCAGACCCCGGGGCCCGGGCTGTGCTGAAGCAGTTCCAGGAGGAGCTGGCTGTCATGGACAAGGAGATTGAGGTCCGGAATGCAAGCCTGGACCTGCCCTATGAGTACCTCCGACCCAGCATGGTGGAGAACAGTGTGACCATCTGA